One window of the Corynebacterium glutamicum ATCC 13032 genome contains the following:
- a CDS encoding NUDIX domain-containing protein, translating into MKGDGDGWAAAPNGGAVWGKNGAAGLLLVADKQMLMQHRAAWTNNGDTWALPGGARDSHETAAESALREAFEETGILPDDVEVLDSIVTAGPFPADPERPELAGNWTYTTVIARTKTGETLDTTANEESLELRWVDIAAVDSLALMPAFAKAWPSLRKLLNTTE; encoded by the coding sequence ATGAAAGGCGACGGCGATGGATGGGCAGCAGCACCCAATGGCGGGGCAGTATGGGGCAAAAACGGAGCAGCAGGATTGTTGTTGGTAGCAGATAAACAAATGCTCATGCAGCACCGAGCCGCATGGACCAACAACGGCGACACCTGGGCACTCCCTGGAGGCGCACGAGACTCACATGAAACCGCAGCGGAATCAGCCCTGCGTGAAGCATTTGAAGAAACTGGAATCCTGCCCGACGACGTGGAAGTTTTAGATTCAATAGTCACCGCAGGCCCTTTTCCCGCCGATCCAGAACGCCCAGAACTTGCCGGCAACTGGACCTACACCACGGTCATCGCACGAACTAAAACCGGCGAAACCCTAGATACCACCGCTAATGAAGAATCCCTCGAACTACGGTGGGTAGATATCGCAGCGGTTGACTCTTTGGCTTTGATGCCAGCATTCGCCAAAGCGTGGCCCTCTTTAAGAAAGCTACTGAACACAACAGAGTAG
- a CDS encoding ABC transporter ATP-binding protein, protein MINVEGLTKQYGQVRAVDDLSFEVKPGIVTGFLGPNGAGKSTTMRLILGLDNPTAGHATIEGQPYRSLKNPLTKVGALLDAKATHPNRTAENHLKWIARANGLSTKRVDEVLTLVGLTGVASKKTGGFSLGMGQRLGLAAALLGDPEYLILDEPVNGLDPEGIHWVRTLLQNIAKQGRTVLVSSHLLSEMAQTAEHLIVIGRGKLVADMPMHEFVRSHSASTVVVRAAVPGALENALKEAGVAFNTAPDESGRMTYRIDGSTTDDIGRLAFERGIALLELSETRASLEEAFLETTGEAVQYQAGSVDNND, encoded by the coding sequence ATGATCAACGTTGAAGGCCTCACCAAACAATATGGTCAGGTCCGCGCAGTCGATGATCTGAGCTTCGAAGTAAAACCCGGAATAGTCACCGGATTTCTCGGCCCCAACGGCGCCGGAAAATCCACCACGATGCGGCTGATCCTTGGCTTAGATAATCCAACTGCAGGGCATGCCACGATCGAAGGACAACCCTACCGATCGCTCAAAAATCCCCTGACCAAAGTGGGAGCACTGCTTGATGCCAAAGCAACACACCCAAATAGAACAGCAGAAAACCACCTCAAGTGGATCGCCCGTGCAAATGGGCTGTCCACCAAAAGAGTCGATGAAGTTCTCACCCTCGTGGGACTGACTGGTGTTGCGTCAAAGAAGACCGGTGGGTTTTCACTAGGCATGGGCCAACGTCTAGGACTTGCTGCAGCATTGCTCGGCGATCCGGAATACTTAATTCTCGACGAACCCGTCAACGGCCTTGACCCAGAAGGCATTCACTGGGTGCGCACCTTGTTGCAAAACATCGCCAAGCAGGGCAGAACCGTGCTCGTGAGTTCCCACCTGCTGTCCGAGATGGCGCAAACTGCGGAACATTTGATCGTGATTGGGCGTGGCAAGCTGGTCGCCGATATGCCCATGCATGAGTTTGTGCGCTCCCATTCCGCTTCCACAGTTGTGGTGCGCGCAGCAGTACCCGGCGCTTTGGAAAACGCGTTGAAAGAAGCCGGAGTCGCATTCAACACAGCACCAGATGAAAGCGGACGCATGACATATCGCATCGATGGCTCCACCACCGATGACATCGGCCGTTTGGCATTCGAACGAGGAATTGCCTTGTTAGAACTGTCCGAAACCCGAGCATCCCTGGAAGAAGCATTCCTCGAAACCACCGGCGAAGCAGTGCAGTACCAGGCTGGAAGTGTGGACAACAATGATTAA